One window from the genome of Armatimonadota bacterium encodes:
- a CDS encoding thymidylate synthase: protein MQQNDAQDGEMSFIPLHFGSKLKVVNPRGRVGIITLWSKIEFVEQTLTNLNIDLAPETSKIAVMGNLFGNGIPHLLRNLLYNPQIRYLIICGANKSESAQDLMAFFQNGLEKSISLGETVTRIKGRTRIIDDLVSLENFEVTPRIVYVGDLRGQDSRDNLCRVIHAFSPGEAVIGNRIEVELPEVEVGNYPSLPQNHNIVKDTPLEAWRELIFRLVRFGHLAHLRKGDRQELQNVRVVVRYPQEDGEENLSKYNFSRSELIHYQHDMLLGPLPDEHSYTYGNRIREYFGFDSLKKFAQRLKANPQDRDCYLALWDSHHDIDADDSPCMVSLFFRVFDDQLTLTATYRTHNALDAWIKNVYGLMKAQRIVSEETGIPVGPLTVISHSISVDPSKYDAAMRVANSKGFSLDMDANGQFMVSVEDGQIVVRHMDDNGVLLHEYRSAKAERIQHEINRDCAISDINHAMYIGRQLAKAEMCLRTGEKYEES, encoded by the coding sequence ATGCAGCAAAATGATGCGCAAGACGGCGAGATGAGCTTTATCCCCCTGCACTTTGGCAGCAAGCTGAAAGTGGTGAACCCGAGGGGACGCGTCGGGATAATTACTCTTTGGAGCAAGATAGAGTTTGTCGAGCAAACTTTAACAAACCTTAACATCGATCTCGCTCCAGAGACCTCTAAAATCGCCGTAATGGGCAATCTCTTCGGTAATGGAATTCCACACCTGCTCAGAAACCTGCTCTATAACCCGCAGATAAGATATCTCATTATCTGTGGCGCAAACAAATCGGAGTCTGCGCAGGACCTGATGGCTTTCTTCCAGAATGGATTGGAAAAGTCGATCAGCCTGGGCGAGACCGTCACCCGAATCAAGGGCAGGACCCGAATTATAGATGATCTTGTCTCACTCGAAAACTTCGAGGTGACACCGAGAATCGTCTATGTCGGCGACTTGCGAGGTCAAGATTCTCGCGATAACTTATGCAGAGTGATACATGCATTCAGCCCGGGTGAAGCGGTTATTGGTAATCGGATAGAAGTCGAGCTGCCTGAAGTGGAGGTCGGCAACTACCCCAGCCTGCCGCAAAACCACAATATCGTAAAGGACACACCTCTTGAGGCCTGGCGCGAACTGATATTCAGGCTGGTGCGGTTCGGACATCTAGCGCATCTGCGCAAAGGTGACAGGCAGGAACTTCAAAATGTCCGGGTGGTCGTAAGATATCCTCAGGAAGACGGCGAGGAGAATCTAAGCAAGTATAACTTCTCTAGATCAGAACTTATACATTATCAGCACGACATGCTCCTGGGTCCCCTGCCCGATGAACATTCATATACATATGGAAACCGGATTCGGGAGTATTTCGGGTTCGACTCTCTAAAAAAGTTTGCCCAGCGGCTGAAGGCAAATCCTCAGGACAGGGACTGCTATCTGGCGCTATGGGACAGCCATCATGATATAGATGCGGACGACTCGCCGTGCATGGTGTCGCTCTTTTTCAGGGTATTTGACGATCAGTTAACCCTCACCGCAACATATCGCACGCACAACGCTCTCGACGCATGGATCAAGAACGTCTACGGTCTGATGAAGGCTCAACGGATCGTATCGGAGGAGACCGGTATTCCGGTCGGGCCGCTCACTGTCATCAGCCACTCGATAAGCGTGGACCCGTCAAAGTATGATGCCGCGATGCGTGTAGCAAACTCTAAGGGGTTCTCGCTGGATATGGACGCAAACGGCCAGTTTATGGTGAGCGTGGAGGACGGTCAGATTGTGGTCCGGCACATGGACGATAACGGCGTGCTCCTCCATGAATATCGCTCGGCAAAGGCTGAGAGGATTCAGCATGAGATCAACCGCGACTGCGCAATATCGGATATAAATCACGCAATGTATATAGGCCGTCAGCTAGCGAAGGCCGAAATGTGCCTCAGGACAGGCGAAAAATACGAGGAATCCTGA
- a CDS encoding GNAT family N-acetyltransferase, whose product MANDSVEQLDRFYSSALGCAPEALNSGRLVVVECEQITGIRFAKGSPLALFSIGKGTGAVVSVMPDLYEATTNALASADTLDGNACRTLESVLTPIIKPQFWFEGCRLYCDSESFIDLAKGDVRDVTNMDETAAGIHARWGGRVFGLIADGKVVSWAGVKPLSDVGWDLTIQTLPEYRGMGYAKSAVSSAVRYILDNGKIATWGTDRTNIASLRTAHSVGFQDYGLDFGCVYSISS is encoded by the coding sequence ATGGCAAATGACAGCGTTGAACAACTGGACAGGTTTTACTCGTCTGCTCTGGGATGCGCACCCGAGGCTCTCAATTCGGGCCGGCTGGTAGTCGTCGAATGCGAACAGATTACAGGGATTAGATTCGCAAAAGGCTCTCCGCTTGCACTCTTCTCTATAGGTAAAGGGACCGGAGCGGTGGTATCCGTAATGCCCGATCTCTACGAAGCAACCACAAATGCACTGGCCAGCGCTGATACACTCGATGGTAATGCGTGTCGGACGCTTGAGTCGGTGTTGACGCCGATCATAAAACCTCAGTTCTGGTTCGAGGGATGCAGGCTCTACTGCGACAGCGAATCCTTTATCGACCTGGCAAAAGGCGATGTGCGCGATGTGACCAATATGGACGAGACTGCCGCCGGAATTCACGCCCGGTGGGGCGGAAGGGTCTTTGGGCTGATCGCGGACGGAAAGGTAGTCTCATGGGCTGGGGTAAAGCCGCTGTCGGACGTCGGTTGGGACCTTACGATCCAGACTCTGCCTGAATATCGGGGCATGGGATATGCTAAGAGCGCCGTCTCCTCTGCTGTGAGATACATCCTCGATAACGGTAAAATCGCGACATGGGGAACGGACCGCACCAATATCGCATCACTTCGCACTGCGCATTCCGTCGGTTTTCAGGATTATGGACTCGACTTCGGGTGCGTTTATTCTATCAGCAGCTAG
- a CDS encoding ribonuclease H-like domain-containing protein translates to MALDDLKSRIEALNRRPMKNTLPTLEKEEPKMPPAIRTLTTSFESAQNAERTVKTRQTDKVVLEDVIEGVVKQAPSGPGYYLIEKPAVELEASADVMYRRFVRLTGYPDGEAVERLARACKSEKIPPEEIIFLDLETTGLSMTPVFLIGTMECTPDGLSFKQYFARDYDEEASIVSAFARRLKDVRLVVTFNGKCFDMPFLVNRANANDLELPVPEFHLDLLYESRRIYKRDLPNCRLQTLEQMVCGRSREDDIPSAEIPKAYNDFVRTGDASKIAQILTHNLHDLLTMADLMHRMWYRD, encoded by the coding sequence ATGGCTCTAGATGACCTCAAAAGCCGGATAGAGGCGCTAAATAGACGACCTATGAAAAATACTCTGCCAACACTGGAAAAGGAAGAGCCGAAGATGCCCCCCGCTATCCGGACATTGACCACATCCTTTGAAAGTGCTCAGAATGCTGAGAGAACGGTTAAGACTCGACAAACCGATAAGGTAGTGCTGGAAGATGTGATCGAAGGAGTCGTGAAACAAGCTCCATCGGGGCCGGGTTATTATCTGATAGAAAAGCCCGCAGTTGAGCTGGAAGCAAGCGCGGATGTGATGTATCGAAGGTTTGTCCGGCTGACAGGGTATCCTGACGGCGAGGCTGTCGAAAGGCTGGCTCGCGCGTGCAAATCTGAGAAAATACCTCCCGAAGAGATTATCTTCCTTGACCTCGAGACCACGGGGCTGAGTATGACGCCCGTCTTCCTGATCGGGACTATGGAATGCACTCCTGACGGGCTGAGCTTTAAGCAATACTTCGCACGCGATTACGATGAAGAGGCAAGCATAGTATCAGCGTTTGCCCGGAGACTTAAAGACGTGCGGCTGGTTGTGACATTTAACGGCAAGTGCTTCGATATGCCGTTTTTAGTGAACAGGGCAAATGCGAACGACTTGGAACTGCCAGTGCCTGAGTTTCATCTCGATCTGCTGTATGAATCCAGACGCATATATAAGCGCGACCTGCCCAATTGCAGGCTGCAAACTCTTGAACAAATGGTGTGCGGACGGTCCCGTGAGGACGATATACCCAGTGCGGAGATACCCAAGGCCTATAACGACTTCGTGCGCACGGGTGATGCATCCAAGATAGCTCAAATACTAACCCACAACCTCCACGACCTGCTGACTATGGCCGATCTTATGCACAGGATGTGGTACAGGGACTGA